A stretch of Henckelia pumila isolate YLH828 chromosome 4, ASM3356847v2, whole genome shotgun sequence DNA encodes these proteins:
- the LOC140861956 gene encoding exocyst complex component EXO70I-like codes for MDQRIEDDPILFKIQTACSDLKTLLKSSANMDSTYQKMDEKYESILEGLNMASRRVAPLQSLSIATKALDTRINRAISPALSLLESFKLSESLQQKLLEVASKLIAEKEPTERLEKLIEYVDCVDKLNESIRSISQESESAIQKLQEVVEFLSRTKATDHYRTLRLRETLITLKALYETEVDSMKFDGLLDEALLNLQDECESLLQKLRHQNFSEGEGADKSEMDQVKNGLGSDLEIAVLRRICETLAANDCLDICIDIFVKVRYRRAAKALMRLSPDYLRTYSPEEIDQMEWECLETAIALWIHHFELAVKVVFVSEKNLCKDALGNIVEGMVWPECFIKIADKIMAVFFRFGEGVARSDKEPQKLFKLLDVFDSLEKLKPQFSEIFEGESGADICSRFRELEKLLVHASTRVFWEFGLQIEGNSDGLPPPKDGSVPKLVRYAINYLKNLATDNYSLPMAKALKTEQLWKVGILSNPENDQDLLKDAISNVMEAIQRNIESKKCRYKDKVLAQIFAMNTYWYIYMRTRNVELGKLLGEPYMKKRYRQVAEESAYLYQKQAWGSLIKLIDIEEIKKMNHRDGIGALVRGKMEAFLVGFDEMCQRHRNTYNIVSDADLRDQMRQASVRLIVPAYRDFFDTYSSLLLQVKSYLSPDTIQGLLVQIFEDGDQGIDGKFEIQSSRSDRKFSTS; via the exons atggatCAAAGAATCGAAGATGACCCGATCTTATTCAAGATCCAAACAGCTTGTTCTGATCTTAAAACCCTCCTCAAATCCTCTGCAAATATGGATTCAACTTACCAAAAAATGGATGAGAAATATGAGTCAATTCTAGAAGGCCTAAACATGGCCTCAAGAAGAGTAGCTCCACTCCAATCCCTCTCCATCGCCACCAAAGCACTCGACACCCGTATAAACCGAGCCATTTCTCCAGCCCTATCCCTCCTAGAGAGCTTCAAACTATCCGAAAGCCTCCAACAGAAACTTCTAGAAGTAGCCTCGAAACTGATCGCAGAGAAAGAACCCACAGAAAGACTAGAGAAACTGATCGAGTATGTGGACTGTGTCGATAAGTTAAACGAATCGATCCGCTCCATCAGCCAAGAAAGTGAGTCTGCCATTCAAAAACTTCAGGAAGTTGTTGAATTCTTGAGTAGGACTAAGGCCACGGATCATTACAGGACACTTCGGTTAAGGGAGACGTTGATCACCCTTAAGGCGCTATATGAAACTGAGGTGGATTCGATGAAGTTCGATGGTTTGCTAGACGAGGCATTGTTGAATTTGCAGGATGAGTGCGAGAGTTTGCTGCAGAAACTTAGGCATCAGAATTTTAGTGAAGGAGAAGGTGCCGATAAGAGCGAAATGGATCAGGTGAAGAATGGATTGGGGAGTGATTTGGAGATTGCGGTGCTCAGAAGAATTTGTGAGACTTTGGCTGCAAATGATTGCTTGGATATATGCATCGATATATTTGTAAAG GTAAGATATAGAAGGGCGGCCAAGGCATTAATGAGACTAAGCCCAGATTACCTAAGAACTTACTCACCAGAAGAAATTGATCAGATGGAATGGGAGTGTTTAGAAACAGCAATTGCTCTTTGGATCCATCACTTCGAACTTGCGGTCAAGGTAGTTTTCGTATCTGAGAAGAACCTCTGCAAAGATGCACTAGGAAACATCGTGGAAGGAATGGTATGGCCTGAATGCTTCATAAAGATTGCAGACAAAATCATGGCAGTCTTCTTCCGATTCGGAGAAGGTGTTGCAAGAAGTGACAAAGAACCCCAGAAGTTGTTTAAGCTATTAGACGTGTTTGATTCATTAGAAAAGCTCAAACCTCAATTCTCAGAGATTTTTGAAGGTGAATCTGGTGCAGATATATGCTCACGATTCAGAGAACTAGAAAAACTATTAGTTCATGCTTCAACAAGAGTTTTTTGGGAGTTTGGGCTTCAGATCGAAGGGAATAGTGATGGTTTACCTCCACCAAAAGATGGATCAGTTCCTAAACTTGTTAGGTATGCCATCAACTACCTCAAGAATCTAGCAACGGATAATTACAGTTTACCGATGGCTAAAGCACTCAAGACTGAGCAGTTGTGGAAAGTGGGCATACTATCAAATCCAGAAAACGATCAAGATTTGCTGAAAGATGCCATTTCTAATGTCATGGAGGCCATCCAACGAAACATCGAGTCCAAGAAATGCCGTTACAAGGACAAAGTACTTGCTCAAATATTTGCAATGAACACCTATTGGTATATCTACATGAGGACTCGAAATGTGGAGCTTGGGAAGCTATTAGGAGAGCCGTACATGAAGAAAAGATACCGACAAGTTGCTGAAGAATCGGCTTATTTGTATCAAAAGCAAGCTTGGGGTTCTTTGATCAAATTGATTGACATagaagaaatcaagaaaatgAATCACAGGGATGGAATTGGAGCTTTAGTGAGGGGCAAAATGGAAGCTTTCCTGGTGGGATTTGATGAAATGTGTCAAAGGCACAGGAATACTTACAATATCGTTTCTGATGCTGATTTAAGGGATCAAATGAGGCAGGCTTCTGTCAGGCTAATAGTACCTGCTTACCGTGACTTTTTCGACACTTACTCCTCACTTCTGCTGCAGGTCAAGTCTTATCTTTCCCCCGATACAATACAAGGATTGCTGGTGCAAATTTTTGAAGATGGTGATCAAGGAATAGATGGAAAGTTTGAAATTCAATCGAGTAGGTCTGATCGAAAATTTTCGACGTCCTGA
- the LOC140866864 gene encoding protein SOB FIVE-LIKE 5-like, with translation MNVSNSECSSGCESGWTMYLDQTSNSTDKYTRVLVKNVNPDQEDDDEDLSMLSDASSGPPQFQEHENYARGNNLQLFHGHIESSAPAGGNKKKSKQNKNKAKDQLMRIKRQESFCLDDTATSPLPHHFAQDNLAPSGTHLQEFNSAEGEPITKKHTGFFKSSTKGKSSSTLFGRKKQ, from the exons atGAATGTATCGAATTCCGAGTGCAGCAGTGGATGCGAATCAGGTTGGACCATGTACTTGGATCAAACATCAAATTCCACTGATAAATACACAAGGGTTTTGGTTAAAAATGTGAATCCAGAtcaagaagatgatgatgaagatTTATCCATGCTATCAGATGCATCATCAGGCCCTCCACAGTTCCAAGAACACGAAAACTACGCCCGTGGCAACAACCTCCAGCTCTTTCATGGCCATATTGAATCTTCAGCGCCTGCAGGAGGAAATAAGAAAAAGAGTAAGCAGAATAAGAATAAAGCAAAAGATCAGCTGATGAGGATTAAAAGGCAAGAGAGTTTTTGCCTTGATGATACTGCCACCTCTCCACTTCCTCATCATTTCGCGCAG GACaatctggctccttctggtacTCATTTGCAAGAATTTAATTCCGCCGAG GGCGAACCAATTACGAAGAAGCACACAGGGTTCTTCAAATCTTCCACAAAAGGGAAATCAA GCAGTACTTTGTTTGGAAGAAAGAAGCAGTAA
- the LOC140861957 gene encoding uncharacterized protein — MIQTINPYASARTAEIMSRYRPIAPKPEAINSVAENSDIQNGSGEQENSGMPQSIRKSAYLRDVWAHLQARPTRTRKRGRSAAFPPPPMKRSRNGFQGISAPFKVTNTNSPAKHLAMHGFSLVPINCGLDAAVTTLAETVALPLLHYTTAEATQIPVTGNEGVCCRKGIDLNMEAADEAAGPKELDFMPQLKQPVKANIITPQPVRPIGSTIVVKNIGDYAGGHAAAAAKRADEMEKEIEGDEVPAMISDSNNKVRVTNAAYKEMVGQPECCWLDCVAACGGGCKRIGGEVSLQFCGDPEVKMKSMHGFTSQVEIVWESEGKKRCVNGFCDVVKVGLDKEKNCRFLWRFHTSDQAPITGSDSDNI; from the coding sequence atgattcaaacaattaaccCTTATGCTTCTGCAAGAACTGCTGAAATCATGTCTAGGTATAGGCCCATCGCTCCAAAGCCTGAAGCTATTAATTCTGTGGCTGAGAATAGTGATATTCAAAATGGATCAGGCGAGCAAGAGAATTCCGGCATGCCGCAGAGTATAAGAAAGTCTGCTTATTTGAGGGATGTGTGGGCTCATCTTCAAGCCCGGCCGACGCGGACGAGGAAGCGTGGCCGCAGCGCCGCCTTTCCGCCGCCACCTATGAAGAGATCTAGGAATGGTTTCCAGGGAATCTCTGCCCCTTTTAAGGTTACAAATACAAATTCTCCCGCTAAACACTTGGCCATGCATGGATTTTCTCTGGTGCCGATTAACTGCGGCCTGGACGCGGCCGTGACCACCCTGGCTGAGACGGTGGCGCTTCCTCTCCTCCACTACACCACGGCGGAAGCGACCCAGATCCCGGTTACCGGGAACGAGGGCGTTTGTTGCAGGAAAGGTATAGATTTGAACATGGAAGCAGCCGACGAAGCAGCTGGTCCTAAAGAATTGGATTTCATGCCACAACTGAAGCAGCCGGTGAAGGCAAACATCATCACACCTCAGCCAGTCCGGCCCATCGGCTCCACCATCGTTGTTAAGAACATCGGCGACTATGCAGGCGGGCACGCCGCCGCCGCAGCAAAGCGGGCGGATGAGATGGAGAAGGAGATAGAGGGGGATGAAGTACCGGCCATGATATCTGATTCCAACAATAAAGTGAGAGTGACAAATGCTGCATACAAGGAGATGGTAGGGCAGCCCGAATGCTGCTGGCTGGACTGTGTGGCGGCGTGCGGCGGCGGGTGCAAAAGAATCGGCGGCGAGGTGTCGCTTCAATTCTGTGGGGATCCAGAGGTGAAGATGAAGTCGATGCATGGGTTCACGAGCCAAGTTGAGATTGTGTGGGAGAGTGAAGGGAAGAAGAGGTGCGTGAATGGCTTCTGTGACGTAGTCAAAGTAGGATTAGATAAGGAGAAAAACTGCAGGTTTTTATGGAGGTTTCATACAAGTGATCAAGCTCCCATTACTGGTTCGGATTCGgataatatttga